In one window of Nesterenkonia sandarakina DNA:
- a CDS encoding AMP-binding protein, with product MTRTQRTTAAAEVPETTPPTDSWIPAALSALAAALKTNSGSRSDSGIDAPPLEFQPADPTESPTWVTRPEVPVDLAAVIVRTSGSTGTPKQTLLPATAIRASVAATAQALGGHGQWLLTLQPSYVAGLAVLARSLAAGTTPVALLEHTTDPLAFTLAAQQLTAERRYVSLVPTQLQRLLEHLPHEKALAAALARFDAILLGGGASSEDLIARAQAHGLNPVRTYGMSETCGGCVYDGRPLPGVQLETVGTGKQTPSRVRISGPMVAAGYLDDADLDAAHFSWDPGSGQRRFLTDDLGELSTDAQGQLLRLSGRADDVINTGGVKISAERVRSVLLSHPQATEVFVGALPDPEWGQMVGAAVVISTGLDEGELDQDELGRELRELAGDALGRPAAPKRLLFLPRLPTLASGKPDRQRLLQMLRAQAG from the coding sequence ATGACCAGGACACAAAGGACGACGGCGGCAGCTGAGGTGCCAGAGACCACTCCCCCGACCGATTCCTGGATCCCGGCGGCGCTGAGCGCGCTTGCGGCAGCCCTGAAGACGAACTCCGGTTCGCGATCCGACTCCGGAATCGACGCGCCCCCGCTGGAGTTCCAACCCGCCGATCCCACGGAGAGCCCCACCTGGGTCACCCGACCCGAGGTGCCTGTTGATCTGGCGGCGGTGATCGTGCGCACCTCCGGCTCCACGGGCACCCCGAAACAGACCCTGCTCCCCGCCACGGCCATCCGCGCCTCAGTGGCGGCCACCGCGCAGGCACTCGGCGGGCACGGACAGTGGCTGCTGACCCTGCAGCCCAGCTACGTGGCCGGACTCGCCGTGCTGGCCCGCAGCCTGGCGGCAGGCACCACCCCGGTGGCCCTGCTGGAGCACACCACCGACCCGCTCGCCTTCACCCTGGCCGCGCAGCAGCTCACCGCGGAACGCCGATACGTCTCTCTGGTCCCCACCCAGCTGCAGCGCCTGCTGGAGCACCTGCCGCACGAGAAGGCGCTGGCCGCAGCACTCGCCCGCTTCGACGCGATCCTTCTCGGTGGCGGCGCCTCCTCGGAGGACCTGATCGCCCGCGCGCAGGCCCACGGGTTGAACCCGGTGCGCACCTACGGGATGAGCGAGACCTGCGGCGGCTGCGTCTACGACGGACGGCCGCTGCCGGGCGTGCAGCTGGAGACCGTGGGCACCGGGAAGCAGACCCCCTCCCGGGTGCGGATCAGCGGTCCGATGGTCGCTGCCGGCTACCTCGACGACGCCGATCTCGACGCAGCGCATTTCAGCTGGGACCCTGGCTCCGGTCAGCGTCGGTTCCTCACCGATGACCTCGGGGAGCTCAGCACGGACGCTCAGGGCCAGCTGCTGCGTCTCTCCGGCCGGGCCGATGATGTCATCAACACCGGAGGCGTCAAGATCTCGGCGGAGCGGGTCCGCTCGGTGCTGCTGAGCCACCCACAGGCCACCGAGGTGTTCGTCGGTGCGCTCCCAGATCCGGAGTGGGGGCAGATGGTCGGCGCCGCCGTCGTCATCTCCACCGGCCTGGACGAGGGTGAGCTCGACCAGGATGAGCTCGGTCGCGAGCTCCGTGAGCTGGCCGGGGACGCGCTGGGCCGTCCCGCGGCACCGAAACGGCTGCTGTTCCTGCCCCGGCTTCCGACGCTGGCCAGCGGGAAGCCGGATCGGCAACGGCTGCTGCAGATGCTGAGGGCTCAGGCAGGGTAG
- a CDS encoding 1,4-dihydroxy-2-naphthoate polyprenyltransferase, with translation MATVKEWAAGARPRTLPLAVAPVIIGAAAAQALGRFDLTIGLLALVVALALQVGVNYANDYSDGIRGTDDVRVGPMRLTGSKAAKPRQVKDAAFFSFGLASQAGLIIVILTGMWWMLAVGAACVLAAWWYTGGSRPYGYRGLGEIMVFVFFGLVATLGTTWAMAAQLSVHAWIGAVGSGLIAAALLMANNVRDIPTDREAGKLTLAVRLGDQRARISYVLMVGLALVLPLTLLVHSLWFLLVLLAWPLALGPARIMLSPEKKGHALIKVLQLTSLIGMAFALSYSAALILS, from the coding sequence GTGGCAACTGTGAAGGAATGGGCAGCGGGTGCGCGGCCGCGGACCCTGCCGCTGGCCGTGGCCCCGGTGATCATCGGCGCCGCCGCCGCGCAGGCCCTGGGGCGCTTCGATCTGACGATCGGCCTGCTCGCCCTGGTCGTGGCGCTGGCCCTGCAGGTCGGCGTGAACTACGCCAATGACTACTCCGACGGGATCCGCGGCACCGACGACGTCCGGGTGGGGCCCATGCGCCTGACCGGGTCCAAGGCGGCGAAGCCTCGGCAGGTCAAGGACGCAGCGTTCTTCAGCTTCGGGCTGGCCTCGCAGGCCGGACTGATCATCGTGATCCTGACCGGCATGTGGTGGATGCTGGCAGTGGGCGCAGCCTGCGTGCTGGCTGCGTGGTGGTACACCGGGGGCTCCCGACCCTATGGCTACCGCGGGCTGGGCGAGATCATGGTCTTCGTCTTCTTCGGCCTGGTCGCCACCCTGGGCACCACCTGGGCCATGGCGGCGCAGCTCAGCGTTCACGCGTGGATCGGCGCCGTGGGCTCGGGACTGATCGCAGCCGCCCTGCTGATGGCCAACAACGTCCGTGACATTCCCACCGATCGCGAGGCCGGGAAACTCACCCTTGCGGTCCGGCTCGGCGATCAACGTGCCCGGATCAGCTACGTCCTGATGGTCGGACTCGCACTGGTGCTGCCGCTGACGCTGCTGGTGCACAGCCTATGGTTCCTGCTGGTGCTGCTGGCCTGGCCGCTGGCGCTGGGACCGGCCCGGATCATGCTCTCACCCGAGAAGAAGGGCCACGCACTGATCAAGGTGCTGCAGCTGACCAGCCTGATCGGGATGGCCTTCGCGCTGAGCTATTCGGCAGCG
- a CDS encoding universal stress protein, giving the protein MNTHTDVAPRPIDFDPAARLAGVLVGFDGSTQSMLALHYAAVAARHSSRALTVVTAFGATAQIETARSSTTDRSGSDHALEAAKIVLNDARRYLRSHPGPVAYRAERGDPSGVLANLSAEAELVVVGARGRGGFLGRIMGSVSSALPAHAHCPTIVVPRHYQIAAPEAQGRSASPGSGPRPVLVGVDGSQHSRIAALHAAQFAQDQHAPLHLLLVLPSLEGWLDWYPELDAPDQGFIDRRRVQLEDFLHTEATWVRKHYPGLSVTCSVRPGDPAAQLSRSTREALLTVVGTRGRAGLSGALLGSVSRSVLLQATGPVMVVPELHDARLRDQPGPLR; this is encoded by the coding sequence CCGGCAGCCCGTCTCGCAGGAGTCCTGGTCGGCTTCGACGGCTCCACACAGTCCATGCTGGCGCTGCACTACGCTGCCGTGGCAGCCCGGCACAGCAGCCGGGCACTCACCGTGGTCACGGCCTTCGGCGCCACGGCCCAGATCGAGACCGCCAGGAGCTCCACAACAGATCGATCGGGGTCCGATCATGCGCTGGAAGCGGCGAAGATCGTGCTCAATGACGCGCGACGGTACCTGAGGAGCCATCCGGGCCCGGTCGCCTACCGGGCAGAACGCGGCGACCCCTCCGGAGTCCTCGCGAACCTGTCCGCGGAGGCCGAGCTCGTGGTGGTGGGGGCCCGGGGCCGCGGCGGCTTCCTGGGCCGGATCATGGGATCGGTGTCCTCCGCGCTTCCAGCACACGCGCACTGCCCCACCATCGTGGTGCCTCGGCACTACCAGATCGCCGCGCCAGAGGCACAGGGTCGATCTGCCAGCCCAGGTTCCGGTCCGCGCCCGGTCCTGGTCGGCGTGGACGGTTCTCAGCACAGCAGGATCGCGGCCCTGCACGCCGCACAGTTCGCCCAGGATCAGCACGCGCCGCTGCATCTGCTGCTGGTCCTGCCGTCGCTGGAGGGCTGGCTGGACTGGTACCCGGAGCTCGACGCCCCTGATCAAGGCTTCATCGACCGGCGGAGGGTGCAGCTGGAGGACTTTCTTCACACCGAGGCGACCTGGGTGCGAAAGCACTATCCGGGGTTGAGCGTGACCTGCTCGGTGCGACCGGGAGATCCCGCCGCGCAGTTGAGCAGGTCCACTCGGGAGGCTCTGCTGACCGTGGTCGGCACTCGCGGGCGGGCCGGATTGAGCGGGGCTCTGCTGGGGTCGGTCTCACGCAGCGTGCTGCTCCAGGCAACCGGCCCCGTCATGGTGGTCCCGGAACTTCACGACGCGCGGCTCCGCGATCAGCCCGGACCGCTGCGCTGA